One genomic region from Podarcis raffonei isolate rPodRaf1 chromosome 16, rPodRaf1.pri, whole genome shotgun sequence encodes:
- the LOC128404425 gene encoding derlin-3-like, giving the protein MAYQGFAAEYLGIPAVTRAYTTACVITTAAVQLEFITPFQLYFNPDLIFRKFQIWRLITNFLFFGPLGFSFFFNMIFLYRYCRMLEEGSFRGRTADFIFMFLFGGFLMTLFGLFASLFFLGQAFTIMLVYVWSRRNPYIRMNFFGLLNFQAPFLPWVLMGFSLLLGNSIIIDLLGIAVGHVYYFLEDVFPNQPGGKKLLLTPGFLKLVFDPPEEDPNYNPLPEDHPMPAPDQNLPQEPQ; this is encoded by the exons ATGGCCTACCAAGGATTCGCCGCGGAGTACCTGGGCATCCCCGCCGTGACGCGCGCCTACACCACTGCCTGCGTCATCACCACCGCTGCCGTG CAACTGGAGTTCATCACGCCTTTCCAGCTGTATTTCAATCCGGATCTCATTTTCAGGAAGTTCCAG ATCTGGCGACTCATCACCAACTTCCTGTTTTTTGGGCCGCTGGGATTCAGCTTCTTCTTCAACATGATATTCCT GTACAGATACTGCAGGATGCTGGAAGAAGGCTCTTTCCGCGGAAGGACTGCAGACTTCATCTTCATGTTCCTCTTTGGAGGGTTTCTTATGACA CTTTTTGGACTCTTTGCCAGCCTCTTCTTCCTGGGCCAGGCCTTCACCATCATGCTGGTTTACGTGTGGAGCCGGAGGAATCCCTATATCCGCATGAACTTCTTTGGGCTGCTGAACTTCCAGGCGCCTTTCCTGCCCTGGGTCCTGATGGGCTTCTCACTGCTGCTGGGCAATTCCATCATCATTGACCTCTTAG GAATAGCCGTGGGTCACGTCTATTACTTCCTTGAGGATGTCTTTCCCAACCAACCCGGAGGGAAAAAGTTGTTACTAACACCAGGATTCCT AAAGCTGGTATTTGACCCTCCCGAAGAAGACCCCAACTACAACCCGCTCCCGGAAGACCACCCTATGCCTGCTCCAGACCAAAACCTGCCACAGGAGCCCCAATAG
- the SMARCB1 gene encoding SWI/SNF-related matrix-associated actin-dependent regulator of chromatin subfamily B member 1 — protein sequence MMMMALSKTFGQKPVKFQLEEDGEFFMIGSEVGNYLRMFRGSLYKRYPSLWRRLATVEERKKIVASSHENQRSHSPRRYHGYTTLATSVTLLKASEVEEILDGNDEKYKAVSISTEPPTYLREQKAKRNSQWVPTLPNSSHHLDAVPCSTTINRNRMGRDKKRTFPLCFDDHDPAVIHENASQPEVLVPIRLDMEIDGQKLRDAFTWNMNEKLMTPEMFSEILCDDLDLNPLTFVPAIASAIRQQIESYPTDSILEDQSDQRVIIKLNIHVGNISLVDQFEWDMSEKENSPEKFALKLCSELGLGGEFVTTIAYSIRGQLSWHQKTYAFSENPLPTVEIAIRNTGDADQWCPLLETLTDAEMEKKIRDQDRNTRRMRRLANTAPAW from the exons atgatgatgatggcgcTGAGCAAGACCTTCGGGCAGAAGCCCGTCAAGTTCCAGCTGGAGGAGGACGGCGAGTTCTTCATGATAGGCTCTGAG GTGGGCAACTACCTGCGGATGTTCCGGGGCTCCCTGTACAAGCGCTACCCGTCGCTCTGGAGGCGCCTGGCCACGGTGGAGGAGCGCAAGAAGATCGTCGCCTCTTCCCACG AAAACCAACGGAGTCACAGTCCCAGAAGAT ATCACGGTTATACCACACTGGCCACAAGTGTGACTCTCTTGAAAGCCTCTGAAGTAGAAGAGATCCTGGATGGAAATGATGAGAAATACAAGGCAGTCTCCATCAGCACTGAGCCTCCCACCTACCTTAG AGAACAGAAGGCAAAAAGGAACAGTCAGTGGGTTCCGACCCTTCCCAACAGCTCCCACCACCTTGACGCTGTGCCATGCTCGACCACCATTAACAGAAATCGGATGGGCAGAGACAAGAAGAGAACTTTCCCCCTCTG CTTTGATGACCACGACCCAGCCGTGATCCACGAGAACGCCTCCCAGCCAGAGGTGCTGGTTCCCATCCGCCTCGACATGGAAATTGACGGGCAGAAACTGAGAGACGCTTTTACATGGAACATGAATG AGAAACTAATGACCCCGGAAATGTTTTCGGAGATTCTCTGCGATGATCTGGATTTGAATCCCCTGACCTTTGTCCCGGCGATCGCATCAGCAATACGGCAGCAGATTGAATCTTACCCTACAGACAGTATTCTGGAGGACCAGTCAGATCAACGCGTCATTATTAAG CTCAACATCCATGTGGGGAACATCTCCCTGGTAGACCAGTTTGAGTGGGACATGTCTGAAAAGGAGAACTCCCCAGAAAAGTTTGCCCTGAAGCTGTGCTCAGAACTTGGGCTGGGCGGCGAGTTCGTCACCACCATCGCTTACAGTATCCGGGGGCAGCTGAGCTGGCATCAGAAGACGTACGCGTTCAG TGAGAACCCCCTGCCAACGGTGGAGATTGCCATTCGTAACACTGGGGATGCCGACCAGTGGTGCCCTCTACTTGAAACCCTGACGGATGCAGAGATGGAGAAGAAAATTCGAGACCAAGACAGAAACACGAG GCGGATGAGACGTTTGGCTAACACAGCTCCAGCTTGGTAA